The following DNA comes from Synechococcus sp. CC9616.
GGCCTCGCTCAAGGGGACCGATCAAGAACACGCCTGTCTGGGCGCGATCTTCGGCTACCTGATGCTCGATGCGATCGATCTGATACTGCAGCACGGTCTGATGCGGGAGTAGGGAACGGAGCTGAAAGCAGAGACGGTTCAGACGCGGCGGCGCTTGGGCCGACGACAACCGTTGTGAGGCAGAGGAGTGACATCCCGAATCAGGGTGATCTCCAGTCCGGCCACCTGAAGGGCGCGGATTGCGGTTTCACGGCCGGAGCCTGGACCACGCACCAACACCTCGATCTGACGCATGCCCTGGTCAAGGGCGCGGCGTGCCGCCGCTTCGGCGGCTGTTTGAGCAGCGAATGGCGTTCCCTTGCGAGCACCCTTGAATCCACTGGCACCGGCGGACGACCAGGAGATCACCTCGCCTGAGGTGTCGGTGATCGACACGATCGTGTTGTTGAACGTGCTCTGGATATGTGCAACGCCGTTGGGAACGTTGCGCTTGGCCTTCTTGG
Coding sequences within:
- the rpsK gene encoding 30S ribosomal protein S11, whose product is MAKPAKKSGPKKAKRNVPNGVAHIQSTFNNTIVSITDTSGEVISWSSAGASGFKGARKGTPFAAQTAAEAAARRALDQGMRQIEVLVRGPGSGRETAIRALQVAGLEITLIRDVTPLPHNGCRRPKRRRV